One Oryza sativa Japonica Group chromosome 8, ASM3414082v1 DNA window includes the following coding sequences:
- the LOC4346106 gene encoding ubiquitin carboxyl-terminal hydrolase 2 has translation MEEGKRARAADTAGSPWKSPRLEPPAASASAAADDSEWFQAMLLEASGTGVERCEHFMSDQDHVDYIVSGLRFSEDVPVCGDYTCDVTAANDIMVCLECELRLCANHACIHAMHEEEHSIALYYERLNRVYCFKCEEAYDIGVKDDDGGMTDNNGVPREESPAKSALRMMMGESLRQRSHVSGLADGHAHAIKGILNLGNTCYLNSLVQCLLVLGKLRARMLGPDTPLGTLGTILYDLFDQTYGVNNTGGLLDMTWLLAYVRKSDSRFIGAFMQDNHELLCCLRKKLDEEDRGTNPPNMQDDAVTPTVTDSIFGGQLSSHISCKCCSFSSVSHVAFHDLSVPLPPTQSKSIASPPRTKGYKSQQKIHAELEVDKRNPEKIHTIAEDSDSQSPSELEDVVLVKTSEPLKVDSTKVEQIFHSKDAVCRPLQTQKDKVQGETVDFLPQNMLPDVKVEEMDLTKTDAHVPEDIGPSLRKENAWIESGSDVGKNVSAVLDDVFSEPEVSSEAKTDTFSVEVRKSRSSDISCDNAQGINSLASIDKYLELHFEAEMVEWTCESCSKVAQKPGINLGKYSNPMMSSTNEDITVDGDQSELSEKITCRSEQSNGRPECHEGVQEAEPSCIPAEKQANLLSGQDQNASILSEERGEQVKLHHGAHQVEENQNEQKDWNKGGIKKHFISKLPPVLVIHLMRSLLGPHKVIGHVRFKEILDMGLFMDPSSEDKDNLSYRLVGVVEHRGLGNDAGHFLAYVRASPRQETSGSSSWFRASDDSIREVSLEEVLKCEAYLLFYERMEN, from the exons atggaagaggggaagagggcAAGGGCGGCGGATACTGCCGGGAGCCCGTGGAAATCCCCGCGCCTGGAGCCGCCGgctgcgtcggcgtcggcggcggcggacgattcTGAGTGGTTCCAGGCGATGTTGCTGGAGGCCAGCGGCACCGGCGTTGAGCGGTGCGAGCACTTCATGTCTGACCAGGATCACGTCGATTACATCGTGTCGGGGCTCAGGTTCTCCGAGGACGTCCCGGTGTGCGGTGATTACACCTGCGACGTCACCGCGGCGAACGATATCATGGTGTGCTTGGAATGCGAGTTGCGCCTCTGCGCCAACCACGCCTGTATCCACGCCATGCACGAAGAAGAGCATTCGATTGCTTTGTACTATGAGAGATTGAATCGGGTGTACTGCTTCAAGTGTGAAGAAGCCTATGACATCGGTGTTAAGGATGATGATGGGGGGATGACTGACAACAATGGGGTGCCGCGCGAAGAGAGCCCAGCGAAATCAGCGTTAAGGATGATGATGGGGGAAAGCCTACGACAGAGGTCACATGTGTCTGGGTTAGCTGATGGGCATGCCCATGCTATCAAAGGGATACTGAATCTTGGAAACACCTGCTACTTGAATTCATTGGTGCAGTGCCTCCTTGTGCTTGGAAAGCTGCGGGCAAGGATGTTAGGACCGGACACTCCACTGGGGACCCTTGGTACAATACTGTACGATCTTTTTGATCAGACATACGGTGTGAACAATACAGGAGGCCTGCTGGACATGACTTGGCTCTTGGCTTATGTACGCAAGTCGGACTCACGGTTCATAGGAGCTTTTATGCAAGATAACCATGAATTGCTTTGCTGTTTGCGAAAAAAATTGGATGAGGAGGACAGGGGGACAAATCCTCCTAACATGCAAGATGATGCAGTGACTCCTACAGTTACTGATTCCATTTTTGGTGGTCAGCTGTCTTCTCACATATCGTGTAAATGTTGCTCATTTAGTTCAGTTTCACATGTTGCATTCCATGATCTCTCGGTGCCCCTTCCACCAACTCAATCCAAAAGTATTGCATCTCCACCGAGGACTAAAGGATATAAATCTCAACAGAAGATCCATGCTGAACTAGAAGTTGACAAGCGTAACCCAGAAAAGATTCATACTATTGCTGAAGACAGTGATTCTCAAAGTCCTTCAGAATTGGAAGATGTGGTATTGGTGAAAACTTCTGAGCCTTTGAAAGTTG ATTCTACTAAAGTTGAACAGATCTTTCATAGCAAGGATGCTGTATGTCGCCCTTTGCAGACTCAGAAGGATAAGGTCCAAGGGGAGACTGTTGATTTCCTTCCTCAAAACATGTTACCTGATGTCAAAGTTGAGGAAATGGATTTGACAAAAACAGATGCCCATGTTCCAGAAGATATAGGGCCTTCACTAAGGAAAGAGAATGCATGGATAGAATCAGGAAGTGATGTAGGGAAAAATGTCAGTGCTGTTCTTGATGATGTGTTCAGTGAGCCAGAAGTTAGTTCAGAAGCCAAGACTGACACTTTCTCAGTAGAAGTTAGGAAAAGTCGGAGTAGTGACATTTCTTGCGATAACGCGCAGGGTATCAACTCTCTTGCATCAATAGACAAGTATTTGGAATTGCATTTTGAAGCAGAGATGGTAGAATGGACTTGTGAGAGTTGCTCCAAGGTTGCTCAGAAGCCAGGCATCAATCTAGGTAAATACAGTAATCCTATGATGTCAAGTACCAATGAGGACATAACAGTTGATGGAGACCAGAGTGAACTGTCAGAGAAGATAACATGCCGAAGCGAGCAATCCAACGGAAGACCTGAATGCCATGAAGGTGTTCAAGAAGCTGAACCTAGTTGCATTCCAGCTGAGAAACAGGCCAACCTGTTGAGCGGCCAGGATCAAAATGCCAGCATACTAAGTGAGGAAAGGGGGGAGCAAGTAAAGCTTCATCATGGTGCACACCAAGTGGAAGAAAACCAAAATGAGCAGAAAGATTGGAATAAAGGTGGAATTAAAAAACATTTTATTAGCAAGCTGCCACCTGTATTAGTCATTCATCTGATGAGATCTTTGTTGGGACCTCATAAGGTGATAGGACATGTGAGATTTAAGGAGATCCTTGATATGGGTCTGTTTATGGACCCCAG TTCAGAAGACAAAGATAATCTCAGCTATCGTCTAGTTGGTGTTGTTGAGCACCGCGGCCTTGGCAACGATGCAGGGCACTTCCTTGCTTATGTGAGAGCAAGTCCTCGGCAGGAGACCAGTGGCTCCTCCTCATGGTTTCGTGCAAGTGATGACAGCATCAGAGAAGTCTCTTTAGAAGAAGTTCTCAAGTGCGAGGCTTATCTTCTTTTCTATGAGAGGATGGAAAACTGA
- the LOC4346107 gene encoding ubiquitin carboxyl-terminal hydrolase 2 isoform X2 translates to MLDSADSTKVEQISHSMDAGGPLQTRKDKVQGKVVDVLPRIPEDPASPSFVSPLSEEKNDSAVQPEVSTEAKMTASSAKVTTKDKGKTQISDVVYDKAHDINSLASIEKCLELYLETEIEWTCENCSKVLKKPGIMSSTKEDTTAGDQSEQLEKSAHQVEENQNEQKDKNECPIQTRLIRKLPPVLTIHLMRYLEDLTKVIGHVSFKEILDVGQFMDPSSEDRDNSRYRLVGFVEHLGPSMYAGHYVAYVRPSPPQQTNGSSSWFRASDTDITEVSLEEVLKREAYLLFYERIEG, encoded by the exons ATGCTTGATTCTGCAGATTCTACCAAAGTGGAACAGATATCTCATAGCATGGATGCAGGTGGTCCTTTGCAGACTAGAAAGGATAAGGTCCAAGGAAAGGTTGTTGATGTCCTTCCCCGCATTCCAGAAGATCCTGCTTCACCATCATTTGTTTCTCCACTAAGCGAAGAGAAAAATGACAGTGCTGTTCAACCAGAGGTTAGTACAGAAGCCAAGATGACCGCTTCCTCAGCAAAAGTTACTACAAAAGACAAGGGGAAAACTCAGATTAGCGATGTTGTTTATGACAAGGCACATGATATCAACTCTCTTGCATCGATTGAGAAATGCTTGGAATTGTATCTTGAAACAGAGATAGAATGGACCTGTGAGAACTGCTCCAAAGTTCTTAAGAAGCCAGGCATCATGTCAAGTACTAAGGAGGACACAACAGCTGGAGACCAGAGTGAACAGTTAGAGAAGAGTGCACACCAAGTGGAAGAAAACCAAAATGAGCAGaaagataagaatgaatgtccCATTCAAACACGTCTTATTCGCAAGTTGCCACCTGTATTGACCATTCATCTGATGAGATATTTGGAGGATTTAACGAAGGTGATAGGACATGTGAGCTTTAAGGAAATCCTTGATGTGGGGCAGTTCATGGATCCCAG CTCTGAGGACAGAGATAATTCCCGCTATCGTCTAGTTGGTTTTGTTGAGCACCTGGGCCCTAGCATGTATGCAGGGCATTATGTTGCTTATGTGAGACCAAGTCCTCCGCAGCAGACCAATGGCTCTTCCTCATGGTTTCGTGCAAGTGATACCGATATCACAGAAGTCTCTTTAGAAGAAGTTCTCAAGCGCGAGGCTTACCTTCTTTTCTATGAGAGGATTGAAGGCTAA